From one Rhineura floridana isolate rRhiFlo1 chromosome 4, rRhiFlo1.hap2, whole genome shotgun sequence genomic stretch:
- the RHOB gene encoding rho-related GTP-binding protein RhoB: protein MAAIRKKLVVVGDGACGKTCLLIVFSKDEFPEVYVPTVFENYVADIEVDGKQVELALWDTAGQEDYDRLRPLSYPDTDVILMCFSVDSPDSLENIPEKWVPEVKHFCPNVPIILVANKKDLRNDEHVRNELARMKQEPVRTEDGRAMAIRIQAYDYLECSAKTKEGVREVFETATRAALQKRYGTQNGCINCCKVL from the coding sequence ATGGCGGCGATCCGCAAGAAGCTGGTGGTGGTCGGGGACGGGGCGTGCGGCAAGACGTGCCTGCTGATCGTCTTCAGTAAGGACGAGTTCCCGGAGGTCTACGTGCCCACCGTCTTCGAGAACTACGTGGCCGACATCGAAGTGGACGGCAAGCAGGTGGAGCTGGCGCTTTGGGACACGGCTGGCCAGGAAGACTATGACCGTCTGCGCCCCCTCTCCTACCCGGACACCGACGTGATTCTCATGTGCTTCTCGGTGGACAGCCCCGATTCCTTGGAGAACATCCCGGAGAAGTGGGTGCCCGAGGTCAAGCACTTCTGCCCCAACGTGCCCATCATCCTGGTGGCCAACAAGAAGGATCTGCGCAACGACGAGCACGTCCGCAACGAGCTGGCGCGCATGAAGCAGGAGCCCGTCCGCACCGAAGACGGCCGGGCCATGGCCATCCGCATCCAAGCCTACGATTACCTCGAGTGCTCGGCCAAGACCAAGGAAGGCGTGCGGGAGGTCTTCGAGACGGCCACGCGAGCTGCCTTGCAGAAGCGCTACGGCACGCAGAACGGCTGCATCAACTGCTGCAAGGTGCTATAA